In a genomic window of Brassica rapa cultivar Chiifu-401-42 chromosome A10, CAAS_Brap_v3.01, whole genome shotgun sequence:
- the LOC103847736 gene encoding uncharacterized protein LOC103847736, which yields MDVSHIILGRPWQYDREVIHNGKLNTYLFMFQGRKITLLPSPDADNIPHDTKQQNATQQNLLIISKSQFEEELRESCPLYALVAIDATPSQTVVIPPAFTTVIKEFQDLFPDELPAGLPPLRDIHHHIDLVPNAALPKRAHYRMSPEEHEELRH from the coding sequence ATGGATGTGTCTCACATCATATTAGGCCGTCCATGGCAATATGATAGAGAAGTTATCCATAATGGTAAACTCAACACATATTTGTTCATGTTCCAAGGACGCAAAATCACTCTACTACCGTCTCCGGATGCCGACAATATTCCTCACGATACTAAGCAACAAAACGCTACACAACAGAATCTCCTCATCATATCAAAATCCCAATTTGAAGAGGAACTTCGTGAGTCTTGCCCACTGTATGCGTTAGTAGCAATCGATGCAACACCATCACAAACCGTGGTTATTCCTCCCGCGTTTACAACAGTCATCAAGGAGTTTCAGGACCTATTCCCAGACGAGCTGCCTGCCGGACTACCTCCTCTCCGAGACATACATCATCACATTGATCTGGTGCCAAATGCCGCCTTGCCTAAACGCGCTCACTATCGCATGAGCCCCGAAGAACATGAAGAGTTACGGCATTAG
- the LOC103847705 gene encoding pentatricopeptide repeat-containing protein At1g26900, mitochondrial, protein MALAITFGIFALRRMSLYTTTTTSIESPRFQKLIEDLRCCRDVAQVCRIHGYMVKTGIDKDDFTVSKLIASSLQDIRYASSIFENVSNTNLFMFNTMLRGYSISDEPERAFPVFNQLRAQAFSLDRFSFIATLKSCARGLCSRIGEGVHGIVLRSGFMPFTDLRNALLHFYCVSGRINDARKLFDEMPQRVDAVSFSTLMNGYLQVSKPALALYLFRDMRKSEIVVSVSTLLSFLSATGDLGDLLGAESAYGLSIKTGLDLKLHLITALIGIYAKIGDMSSARRIFDCAARKDVVIWNCMIDQYAKMGLLEDCLWLLRQMKYEQMKPNSSTFVGLLSSCASYEASSIGQSVGDLVEEEKIALDAVLGTALVDMYAKLGMLDKAVEIFNRMKNKDVKSWTAMISAYGAHGLAREAINLFYKMEVENSNVKPNDITFLVVLNACSHGGLVKEGIICFKRMIDIYRFIPEVEHYGCVVDLLGRAGQLEEAYELMQNLPITSDSTAWRALLAACRVYGNTDLGERVRIKLVEMGERNFADAILLAGAHAVAGNPQGRQDLLDNELYKEKKEAGYSAIEIE, encoded by the coding sequence ATGGCATTGGCGATAACGTTTGGCATATTCGCGTTGCGTCGTATGAGTCtatacacaacaacaacaacaagcatTGAATCTCCACGGTTCCAGAAACTTATCGAAGATCTAAGATGTTGCAGAGACGTTGCCCAAGTTTGTCGAATCCATGGCTACATGGTGAAAACAGGGATCGACAAGGACGATTTCACAGTGAGCAAGCTCATTGCTTCCTCTCTTCAAGATATCCGATACGCCTCCTCGATCTTCGAGAATGTCTCCAACACTAATCTCTTCATGTTCAACACAATGCTCAGAGGTTATTCTATCAGCGACGAGCCAGAGCGAGCCTTTCCGGTCTTTAACCAATTGAGAGCTCAAGCTTTCAGCTTGGATCGCTTCTCTTTCATCGCAACTCTAAAATCATGCGCTCGTGGATTGTGTAGTAGAATCGGTGAGGGTGTGCATGGGATCGTATTGAGATCTGGGTTCATGCCGTTTACCGATTTGAGAAACGCTCTTCTTCATTTTTACTGTGTCTCTGGGAGGATCAATGATGCTCGGAAACTGTTTGACGAAATGCCGCAGAGGGTCGATGCTGTTTCGTTTAGTACTTTGATGAACGGGTATCTTCAGGTTTCTAAACCTGCGTTGGCTCTGTATTTGTTCAGGGATATGCGGAAAAGTGAGATCGTTGTTAGTGTTAGTACGCTGCTTAGCTTTCTTTCGGCTACCGGTGATCTTGGAGACTTGTTAGGAGCTGAATCTGCTTATGGGTTGTCTATCAAGACTGGCCTTGATCTTAAGTTGCATTTAATCACTGCTTTGATAGGTATTTACGCCAAAATTGGGGACATGAGTTCAGCGCGCAGGATCTTTGATTGTGCTGCAAGGAAGGACGTTGTTATCTGGAATTGTATGATTGACCAGTATGCCAAAATGGGTCTACTGGAAGATTGTTTATGGCTACTGAGGCAGATGAAGTATGAACAAATGAAACCAAATTCATCTACATTTGTTGGGCTGTTGTCTTCCTGTGCGAGCTACGAAGCATCATCCATAGGACAGAGCGTTGGAGACTTGGTGGAAGAGGAAAAAATAGCTTTGGATGCAGTACTGGGAACCGCACTTGTTGATATGTATGCAAAACTAGGGATGCTTGACAAAGctgttgaaatttttaataGGATGAAGAACAAGGATGTCAAGTCCTGGACCGCAATGATCTCAGCTTATGGAGCGCATGGGCTAGCAAGAGAAGCAATAAATCTTTTCTATAAGATGGAGGTCGAGAACAGCAATGTGAAGCCCAATGATATTACTTTCTTGGTTGTGTTGAATGCTTGTAGCCATGGAGGTCTGGTAAAGGAAGGAATCATATGCTTTAAGAGGATGATTGACATATACCGCTTCATACCTGAAGTTGAGCATTATGGCTGTGTGGTTGATCTTTTAGGCCGAGCAGGGCAGTTAGAGGAAGCATATGAATTGATGCAGAATTTGCCTATCACAAGCGACTCAACAGCTTGGCGTGCTTTGCTAGCTGCTTGTAGAGTCTATGGGAATACAGATTTAGGGGAACGTGTGAGAATTAAATTGGTTGAAATGGGTGAGAGAAATTTTGCTGATGCAATTCTTTTGGCTGGAGCACATGCTGTTGCAGGGAATCCGCAAGGTCGACAAGATTTATTAGATAATGAATTGtataaagagaaaaaagaagCTGGATATAGTGCCATTGAAATAGAATAG